The uncultured Carboxylicivirga sp. genomic interval TCTATAATTTTATTCACTTCAAAAGTTGACAGAGTTCCTTTAAAGGAATCACAGCATATCAAAATTTTACTCATTTATTGCGCAATTGAAGCTCTTTGGGAAGAGAAATTATAAAATAATAAGACCAATTTTTTCCTGTCAGATATATCTCTTGCTGTAGTTTATTATATGCAATACCATTTAAGGTACCTTCACTTTGCAAATTGTATTTCTGTATGATATTTGCAAAATCAATTTTGTAAACAACAACTCCTGTTACAGGATCAATAATCACAATATAATCCTTTCCCCAAACATTAGCCATTACATATCCATTGATCCATTCTAACTCATTAAGCTGATCGATTGTTCCTTCATGGTTAAATACCACAAGCTCTCTAATTACATTCAATGTTGCAGGATTGATGAGATACAGATGTTCAGATCCATCAGAAGCAATTAAATTTTCTCCATCAGAACAAAGCCCCCAGCCCTCACGATGATAATCTGCTTGAGTAAGTAAATTGAGGTCAGAATCAAATTTTATAATACTACCTTCCTTCCAGGTAAGTAGATTTATTGTATGATTTACAAAAGTAAGCCCTTCGGCAAACAGGTTATTCTTTAACTTCTGCCGCTTAATAATATCACCTGTTTGATGGTTAATTATATTGATAGTTGATTCACCATACTTACCAGCTGATTCGTATAGAACATCATTGTAAAACTCTAGTCCTTGCGTGAATAATGATGTATTATGCTTCACCTTTTTATAATCATCGATTACAATCGTTTTAGGTGCAGAGTCTGCTACTATCAGGAATTCTTTACTAATCCTTTTTACTTTACCATTCGATAAGTTAAAACTCCAGTCAAACTGATGTATTCCACCATTTAAATCGCTTAATGGAAATTGAAAAGTATATTTCCCTACAATAAAAACATCATCATTTAAAACAACCGAATCAATCTTGTTTTTCTTTGAAAAGGTTTTAAAAATAAGTGTGTCGTTGTTTGTAAAAACTATTCGATCGGAATTGTTTTTAATACTTCTAGTCTTAAGTAATACACTACAACCGGCCAAAGTTACCACAACAATGACCGGAATTAATTTTCTAAACCTTTTCATGTAAATCAATAAGGTTTTGTATCGACAATTTGATTTAATGCACGTTCTAAAATCGAACGTGGACTTGCCACATTTAATCTCATATAACCTTTTCCTTCTACACCAAAACTCGTTCCATCATTTAGGCCCACCTTGGCTTTGCTTATAAGGTGATTCTTTAAATCATTATGATTAAGAT includes:
- a CDS encoding glutaminyl-peptide cyclotransferase, whose amino-acid sequence is MKRFRKLIPVIVVVTLAGCSVLLKTRSIKNNSDRIVFTNNDTLIFKTFSKKNKIDSVVLNDDVFIVGKYTFQFPLSDLNGGIHQFDWSFNLSNGKVKRISKEFLIVADSAPKTIVIDDYKKVKHNTSLFTQGLEFYNDVLYESAGKYGESTINIINHQTGDIIKRQKLKNNLFAEGLTFVNHTINLLTWKEGSIIKFDSDLNLLTQADYHREGWGLCSDGENLIASDGSEHLYLINPATLNVIRELVVFNHEGTIDQLNELEWINGYVMANVWGKDYIVIIDPVTGVVVYKIDFANIIQKYNLQSEGTLNGIAYNKLQQEIYLTGKNWSYYFIISLPKELQLRNK